The Triticum urartu cultivar G1812 chromosome 5, Tu2.1, whole genome shotgun sequence genome contains the following window.
TAATGCCCTTTTCTCATATAGTTGCCCTCCTTCCAGGCGATTCTAGTTTATCGATGCAAAATCACAAACTTGATGGTGTGCATGCTACAGGGTCTCGAATTGTTTCTGGAGAGCACCAAGGAGGTAAAGGCACTCGACTCCAAGCCAAAGACCATCATGCAGAACGACGTCAAGAAACCGACGAAAACGTTCGACGTGCCCATAAAAAGCGCTGCGGTGCACAGGTCAAACAGGTTCTTAATTCGTAAAGAAGGCCTCGCGCTGTGATTGACGCGGGTCGCCTCGTGGTGTACATTGCGTTCTTGGTTGCTTTGTTTGATAGAAAAAATATAGAAGAATAACCTGCATCCCATGTGGTGATTTTCCAGGATAGACAGGTTGATGCGTCTGAAGGCAATTTGTATTCGTTTCTTTGTATTTTTGCGTCATTTCATGTTTGGTCTGAAGTTGTTCGCTTGTAAACAAGTGACATAAAGGAATAAATAATTAAAACACGTTTCGCATTCTTACATCTTACATATATTCCCCGTTCTCTTGCTGCGACACGTGCATGCATGAAATGAGCGGACTTGCCTTTTctctccgtatgtagtccatattaaaATCTCTAAAAGGGCTTGTATTTAGGAATGGATGGAGTATATGGAATAATCAGATGAGCAGTGACTCGCAAAGTTGCACGAACCAGGGGCACTCCGCAGAAGAAGACGCGGCGCACTGAAGCTGGAAATCACCTTGAATTGTATACGACATTGGTTTCGTTTTGAATAATGAACCGAAGTTCTTAATTTTTAAGAATATATATGAATGCTAATAATAAAGGGTCCTGATAACGCTCACATGTGTGACATATTAGACATTCGTCCACATATTGTCTGTGGCGTGAGCAGGAACAGCCCACATGGGTTGTGTATGGGTGAACATTAGAATTGCCCATACATGTGGGCGCGGCTACTTCGTGCCACACGTCCAACAAATACTATTCATCCCCATCCTGTGCGTGTGATATGAAGCAAATTTGCCCACACGTCCCGGCGCAACTACGTTAGGTACCCATGGGATGACGATTTAGTTGCCATCCGGATGGCAGATGTAGTTATCCGGGGTGACAAATGTAGTTGTAAAAGCATAGCAACTCTCTATTTTGATTAACTATAGTTGGCATATCTAATTTATGATAGTTGCCGCGTGTAATCAAACCATAGTTGCCGTGTGTGATTAACTACTTGTCATATATGGTCAAACAATAATTGTCATGTGTGTTTATCTAGTTGCCACGTGTGGTCCAACCATAGTTGCCATGTATGGTTAATCACAATTGTCATGTGTGTTTTTCTGGTTGCTACGTATGCGCAACTGCAATTGCTATTTAGCAACGAATCATAGTTGCCGCATGTGTTTACCTAGTTGTCATATACGTGCAATTGCAGTTGCCATCCAACAACGTACGAGTGTCATATGAGCGAAAAACAGTTCGTCCACACGTGCGTGGATTAGGTGGTGACTGTGTGGGCAGAAACTAGTTCGCCCACACAACACAGCTAGCAAACCGTGTGCTGCGAGGCATGCGAGCGAACTCTCCAACGCCCACACGAACGATGATGCCCACGTGGCACTCAGATTCTAACAGATTCCTTTAGGATTCGTGCAAAACAGAATCAACGTGGATCAAGGAATGTGAACGATGTGCAAATATggcacacgtgtgggcgttatcaTTTGGGATAATAAGGCCATGTTCGATACTACTCCGCTCCACAACTCCGGGAGTGGAGTTGGTGGAGCTACAATTCAAAATGACGGAGCTGCACTTCCCCCGCTCATCAGATTCCAGGAGCGGGCGACTATAAATAGCATTGCACAGATCTAGGTTTAAATTGTGGTGTTAGCTCACTTGGAGAAGTGGATGTAAATACTGGAAACGGCGCGGCCACGGTGGACCATGAAAGAAGTTCTGACGACCCATCGGCATAGCGACGGCGTCTGAAAAGGACGGTCGAAACATCCCCCCCCTCTCTGTTCGCGCGCCCGCCCCGGTGACGGCTTCCCGGCGGGCGTCGAGTCCTCCCCGGTGGCTGGCGGCCCCTCCCGGCCCTCATCGCGAACCCTATGCTTTGATTTTGGTGCAATGTGAACCCTAGTTCTGTGAGCTTGATTCGGGTTGAAATCGAGGTGTGTCTCAGGAGGAGCAGAACCGCTATGTACCCCGATATCATTGTCATATATGTTGTCATGCCATGCTGGATTTTCTTTGTGTCAAAATCCATTTTCCTATGTGTGGATTATCGAGTGATCTATTTTTGCGTGGATCAAACCATTTTTCTAAAGAAAAAATTAACATAGTAGAAAGAGATGACAAGGGGTGAGCTCCAGGGGGAGCTCCCAGCACCCGTCCCTCTCTGCTGAGGAGAAGCAGGGGTAGAGTTCCATCTCTATTGGTCCCTCCTATAGGCAAAATCTTGAAGATGCTTGTTAAACTATAGGGCATTTTATCAAGAGGATCATCAGCTCTTAAGTCATTTGATCATATGCCAATGAACCCGAGGGCGATTCACCAATTTTCACTTCAAATTACAAACCGTGAGAACAAAGCACTCGTGGTTCTGGATGTCTCATCTCCTCCTCCAACAAATACGCGAAGGGGCTTCTCTCCCTCAGCCCTCAATTTATTTTATTTCAAATTACAAACCGTGTCATGCACAACAGAGTTGCACAGTACACACATTTACTAAAAATCTTGGTACGAAATACTATGTTTACACATATGTAAGTACATAACAAATAGTAGCAAGATAAACCCGTAAGCAAAATTGACAGTTTGTCGGTATCAGGTCAGTAGCTCGCACTTTCGAAGATATCCATTCCACCCAGCATGTACGATGGCAGCGAATTTAAATTGCATCAGATCCCCATTGTCCATGGATGTCAGCCTGTTACTCCTTACATGTCATACTTGCTGCAGGAGAGGGACATACTAGAGTAGCTTAGTCATAAGTGTTCACTTCAGAATAAAACAGTGGTGCTTTAGATAGCATGTCAGTATATGTCAAAACTGAACAGTATAGCATCAGtgaattatactccctccgttcctaaatatatgtctttttagagattccaatatggactacatatggagcaaaatgagtgaatctacactctaaactatgtctatatacatccgtatgtagtttaTATTGAAATTTCTAGaaggacttatatttaggaacagagggagtagctgCAATTACTTTGAGGTTTTTCCTTGCTACCGTTATTTCTGTCCTTATTTTgaaatttattttttatttatgaGTGCTTAACTGTCATGTGAAACCAGTTAAGTACCAGCTGACGATGGATTTCATGGCATTGTTCTACCAGCTGAAAATGGAGGCATGTGGCACAGTGTGTACTTACGGGATCTGTACATGCTCAAAGTGCTCCTCACTTGACCTGATGATGACCTCGCGTCCTGCCTTGTGTAGCAGGTAGCATAATACTTGATCCAACTCGGGCATCGCTATCACTTTCAGCTTCTTAAGTTCCTTCAGGTGCTGCAATCCTTGTGGAAGCGCCTTCAGCTTGGTGCACTTGCAGAGAGTTAGTATCCTGAGCTTTGGCATGGCGCCATCCTCCAATATCCACTCCTCGATATCTAGATCGTGGAGCACCAAATTGTGCAGGTATTGAAACCCACTAAAAGGGCAGGTCATGGTCGCGCCAGTGTAGGACTTAACCCCTATTTCCAACACATTCAGGTACGCCAGCCGGCTCCCAAGTGTCGGCATGGGGTCTTCATCATTCAGCAGATTAGGACAGCTAATTTTCAGCCGTCTGAGGTTGTGCGGGAGGAGTTGCAGATCAGGAAGATGTAGGTCGTTGGGCACTCCGAACTCGTCCTCGCATGCCCCCACAATTTCCAGCTGTTTGACGCTCTGGTAGTGCTTCCCAAAGCACCAGGAGGGTTTTTCTTCCATTCTTTCAATTGCTCCTTCCCATTGCTTCGGGGTGTTGGCTGCCAGGACTATGAAAAATGACTCCAGGTTGCTCTGCATGGTGGTCTTCCACACGGACCATGACTTGACCTTGTAGATATGGACATGCTTCAGTGTCGAAATGCTCAAGAGATCAATAGGGAGTGCTTCCACTATGGCATCTCTTGCATCAAAAGTATGTAGGTTTGTGAGATTGCTGATGGTAGCAGGAAGTACATATGTGCCACCTTTCATGCCGAGGTACCTCAGATGTACCATCCTGCCGATCTCTGTAGGTAGCTGCCATCTCTCTCTCATGCCATCAAAGTAGAGTACCCGCAGGTAATTTAAGCCTCGGAAAGAAAAGACATTCCTTTCTAGCTGAGCTGCATTGAAGATCAGCAAGGTGTGCAGATTTGGCATAGCAACACCAACCTTCACGCGAACGGAGTCGTAGAGAACTACTCTGTAAGCTCTCATTTCATTGGAATATGAGGTCTCCACTTCATTTCTGGAACTGCAGTCTTTCAAGAACCCTTCTCTTCGAGCTCGCCCGATTCCCCAGTCACGCAACACGTCATGCACCTTAACGGTCTTGATGCACCTGGAGCTCCTCTTTTCAATTAGGATCAAGCAGCGCTGCGCCAGTTCTTCCACATACCTGAGCGCGGTTTCTTCAAGGGAGCTTCCACGCACGTTCGGTATGAAACCCTCTGAAATCCACAACTTTGTAAGAAGGCCTACCGGGACTGCGTAGTCTTCTGGGAATGATGTGATGTACAAAAAGCACGCCTTCAGATTACTTGACAGATCATAGTAACTTAGGTCCAGTATGGCTTTGATGTCACCCTCATTCTTCATCGCGTCCCAGTTTACGCTAGCAACCATTCTTCTCCACTCGGTGATCCTGAGATTCTTTGAAAGGAAACCTCCCATGACTATAATTGCAAGAGGCAAGCCATTGCATTTTAATGCAAGTATCTTGCCTAGTTCTCTGAAGCTATCCAGATCACCTCTGCCATGGACGACATACGAAGGGAATGCCTTTCTATTGAATAGCTCTATACTTTCTTCTTCGTTAAGGAGCTTGACCTGCTGGATTATTTTTCTTGCGTTGGGGTGATTGGAAACTGCTGAGTTGCGAGTTGTCAGAACAATTCTGCTTCCATTTTTCACATCAGGAAAGGCGGCTTGGACCATATCCCAGTCTTCCATTCTCCAGACATCATCTAAAACCACCAGGTACCTTTTATCCTTGAGAAAACTGTGGATCTTCTTTATAATTTCCATCTCGCTCATTGTTCCTAGTTCTTGGGAGTCTTGATTCTCCATGACCCCGTTGACAATATCCTTCAGAACACCATATACTGTAAATTTTTGTGAGATGCATATCCATACGCAGGAGTTGAAATAATTTTTTGCGACAAGATTGTAGACCTTCCTGGCGATGGTTGATTTCCCTGCCCCCCCTGGACCAACAAGGGAGACGACAGTGAGGTCCTTGTTCTCCGAGTCAAGCAGTTCATCTTTGACCTGGTTGATTTCGCTGTCAAAGCCAATGACATTGACCTCATCCCCGAGATCCGGAAGCGTCAGTCTCCTAGCGCGTAGAGTCTCGTTCTCGTCCATACTGTATCTTGTCTCATTCAGGCAAGTACTATGAATGTTATACTTTGCAAATTCTTCGAAGATCTTATTAACTCTCGCTGTCACCTGATCAATCTTTTTCCCGATGCTGTAGAGACGCTTGCAGTGGACGGGGTAACAGGCGCCCTTGGATATGGCACCCAAGAGGGACGGCGGTCTGCTGTTCTCCCTGGCCAAGATGCTGGCCGTGTCGATGATGATCTCGATGCTGTAGGCGACGTCCCTGACCTCCGACACCAGTTGGCTGAGCATTTCATTCTCGCCCCTCTCCATCCTCGCGTCGGTGTCCCTGAGGAAGCACTGCATGCGCTTGAGCTCGGACTTGAGGGCCTCCACCTTGGCAGGAACCTGGCCCAGAAAAGCAACTTCTTGGATCACGGTGGCGCCTACCCTCTGCAGCACGGCAGCGACCGCGTGCTCGGCCA
Protein-coding sequences here:
- the LOC125509715 gene encoding putative disease resistance protein At1g50180, with the translated sequence MAEHAVAAVLQRVGATVIQEVAFLGQVPAKVEALKSELKRMQCFLRDTDARMERGENEMLSQLVSEVRDVAYSIEIIIDTASILARENSRPPSLLGAISKGACYPVHCKRLYSIGKKIDQVTARVNKIFEEFAKYNIHSTCLNETRYSMDENETLRARRLTLPDLGDEVNVIGFDSEINQVKDELLDSENKDLTVVSLVGPGGAGKSTIARKVYNLVAKNYFNSCVWICISQKFTVYGVLKDIVNGVMENQDSQELGTMSEMEIIKKIHSFLKDKRYLVVLDDVWRMEDWDMVQAAFPDVKNGSRIVLTTRNSAVSNHPNARKIIQQVKLLNEEESIELFNRKAFPSYVVHGRGDLDSFRELGKILALKCNGLPLAIIVMGGFLSKNLRITEWRRMVASVNWDAMKNEGDIKAILDLSYYDLSSNLKACFLYITSFPEDYAVPVGLLTKLWISEGFIPNVRGSSLEETALRYVEELAQRCLILIEKRSSRCIKTVKVHDVLRDWGIGRARREGFLKDCSSRNEVETSYSNEMRAYRVVLYDSVRVKVGVAMPNLHTLLIFNAAQLERNVFSFRGLNYLRVLYFDGMRERWQLPTEIGRMVHLRYLGMKGGTYVLPATISNLTNLHTFDARDAIVEALPIDLLSISTLKHVHIYKVKSWSVWKTTMQSNLESFFIVLAANTPKQWEGAIERMEEKPSWCFGKHYQSVKQLEIVGACEDEFGVPNDLHLPDLQLLPHNLRRLKISCPNLLNDEDPMPTLGSRLAYLNVLEIGVKSYTGATMTCPFSGFQYLHNLVLHDLDIEEWILEDGAMPKLRILTLCKCTKLKALPQGLQHLKELKKLKVIAMPELDQVLCYLLHKAGREVIIRSSEEHFEHVQIPKYDM